Part of the Drosophila gunungcola strain Sukarami chromosome X unlocalized genomic scaffold, Dgunungcola_SK_2 000049F, whole genome shotgun sequence genome is shown below.
ttctcatattttgttcaatttgattcaaaaaattaatttaataagcttTGGTATTCAACTATTAAAGGTGGTATAggatttgatattttaatggtCAAAGGACGATTTTTGTTACATTTAAgctaagtttttaaaatgcgtaaattcatttttgcatttttttttaagagctttaaatttgaattttgtgttttttttatatttgatttgttCTGTTATGTCAATATACCACTTAAGGAATGAATTTAAAGTATGaaaaacaattcatttaaactatttaaaggtGGTAAAATCTAATCAACATACATTATCTTGATGCAgctaatataaacattttttcgaaTCGTTCACTTAGGAAAGTTCAAAATTATCACTTTTACAGACTGTAGATTCATTTGGCTTGGTTggtcttttctttttcaaagCTTGAGCTGTGTTCCCAATCAATTTAGAAATGGGCATTTTTTCGGCCCACTGTACGCGGGTGTGTCATAGCCTCAGTATGTGACAGTGAGCGGCGCAATTAACCTTTGCGAAACCggttaataatattaaatctaaTGCCATGACACcgtgcaaataaaaataacaaaatgacAACATAACCGATGCAAACAATAGCAGGATTCAAACTGGGTGGGGGGTTGGTAAAGGTGGTAGTAGTAACACAAACATGATTGGTTGGGTAACATTgtataattacatttaaacGTATTTTGGGTGTTGGGTTGGTCGGCGCTGAgtcaacagcaacagccaaacagccaaacagccaagcaaacaaacaaacaaacttaaCACGGGGTCAGTGAAATAAGATCTGCACAGCGGAGACTAAAGGAGAATGATGTCGAGGGCCTCGACCAGCTAGTCCACATGGTACTCCGTCCGATGGGGCGAGCCGTGTCGCTTCTCGGCCACAAAGACCGCACTGATGCCCGCCAGGCTGGTCACGCCCCGCACTCCGGTGCTGCGGAAGTAGATCAACAGATACTGCTCGCCGTGCCGCAGCTCCACATCGTCGGCGAAATCTAGACGCACCTGCTCCTGGGCATTGGCCTCCTGGTGGCGGCGCAGTCGCTGCCGGTTCCGATGATGGTGCCGACCGCGACGATGATGGGCTGGCGTATCGAACGGATCCGCCTCGTGGTTGGAATCGGACGAGGCGGGCGACTCGGCCTGGTTCACATACTCATAGGCCGCGTAGTCCGCCAGGCTGGCATACTCCGCCGGATAGATGCCAATCCAGTCGTTGGGACCCTCCTCGAACTCCGCCTGCTTGCGGTACTCCACGGTGTTCTCGTCGCCAATCTTCCAGAGCGTCAGCGGTGAGAACACCACACCCGGCGCCCGCACATTCGGATAGAGCTTCAGCGCAAAGTCACTGGTCACCGGCTTGTGATCGCTGATCGTGTACACGGGATGGGATTTGTACGAACACTGCTCAATGGACAGCTGCATGCCGGGCTGCCGGTTCAGCGGCTGCACGGCGTACATGATGCGGTCCGTCCAGGCCGGCCGCCTCTTCAGATCGTACTCGGAGGTGCCCTCGCGGAACTTGAAGGTGGGCGGAAAGGCGGGCAAACGCTCCTGCAGCACCTGGAAGGCCTGCTGCGATTTCTCGCGCACCTGGAATAGTTGGTCCCGCTGGATGAGCGCCTCGTGCTGCGCCTCGTCGCGCAGCAGCTCGCGCACCTCCATTGAGGAGTCGCCGCCCTGCAGCCGAAAGTTGAGGTCGCCAAACCAGAAGACATAGTCATGATCGTAGATCTCGCGGTACCGCTTGACATGGTAATGATGGTGCTCCAGTATCTGCTTGTAGTCCTCGATGCGCTCGTCCAACTGGTGATCGTGGGCGGCCAGGTGGGCCACCACAAAGGCCAGGCCGCAGCCGTAGAGGGTGAAGCGAACGCTGACGGCGCCCTTGTTGCCCCAGATGCCACCGAAACCGGTGCGCGTGTACTCCGCCTCGATGTCCTGCAGGTGCTGCACGTGCCGGCGACGCACGAACATGCTGAGCAGCAGTCCCTGCATCTGCTCCGTCTTCACGGCCACATAGTCGTAACCGCGGAGCAGCTCCTTGGCCTTGTGTGTCCACGGATCCTCCTTGAACAGGCCCAGCACCTGTTGCTGCGGCT
Proteins encoded:
- the LOC128261048 gene encoding inositol polyphosphate 5-phosphatase K, with translation MSQTEATKTTGSVDEAAAAAEAAAMGSGKQQLETYRVYVVTWNVGSRFPDNISLRQLLGLQDAKVSPEQSHHLPDIYALGLQEVNAQPQQQVLGLFKEDPWTHKAKELLRGYDYVAVKTEQMQGLLLSMFVRRRHVQHLQDIEAEYTRTGFGGIWGNKGAVSVRFTLYGCGLAFVVAHLAAHDHQLDERIEDYKQILEHHHYHVKRYREIYDHDYVFWFGDLNFRLQGGDSSMEVRELLRDEAQHEALIQRDQLFQVREKSQQAFQVLQERLPAFPPTFKFREGTSEYDLKRRPAWTDRIMYAVQPLNRQPGMQLSIEQCSYKSHPVYTISDHKPVTSDFALKLYPNVRAPGVVFSPLTLWKIGDENTVEYRKQAEFEEGPNDWIGIYPAEYASLADYAAYEYVNQAESPASSDSNHEADPFDTPAHHRRGRHHHRNRQRLRRHQEANAQEQVRLDFADDVELRHGEQYLLIYFRSTGVRGVTSLAGISAVFVAEKRHGSPHRTEYHVD